In Syngnathus typhle isolate RoL2023-S1 ecotype Sweden linkage group LG14, RoL_Styp_1.0, whole genome shotgun sequence, one genomic interval encodes:
- the palld gene encoding palladin isoform X1, whose amino-acid sequence MQDGSWNQPLLPISVLLKDSAEGVAATLEGDAALPADLDTGDGDFADLTAFLSADEINRSLDLAREAFEESVEDQHLDHEQTPSQDSQVVQEAKASSTDDTSPPLSQTDVSSSEKVGRLKTGPPVYKQDKPRLLHESLEFNDRVSSASEFCSRAATFIEELSSIFKGSSQQEHGAEAESSSPDSGYLSPGNQRPGPRGAPAVPAASCQTEETQQAGPTEGAPAAPDRQHARTAPATSGPLSPPCFVQKLKSQEVAEGSPIRLECRVSGTPPLLIRWFCEGRELHNSPDIHILRDGDLHTLVIAEAFEDDTGRYTCVASNSLGADNTSAEVYIEGASSSDSDGESSPSKSRSASSMPVLQKKTTSMSLTIRSSSPKTPEVLPHRTTLVQSLSQPPPRTQSPVSSFYGGDGSGPPTFSKMLQDTQASEGQVVVLECRVRGGPPLQVKWYRQGEQILDSPDFRILQKKPRSAAESDEICTLVIAEAFPEDGGLFCCTASNPYGSVNSSAQLTVTAGAEDSSSSNGMSGDSSALDGVSFPPPPPPTEISLLELPPKMPLQEVVLWRPEAERRPEEMSGVPNGQPASPPSPPVVPAPPPPPPPRSDHSALRVPSDSPPTPGKLSPAPPLPTKPKPKLNASQLKQLQEQIVLEQQEAALWQQHNQEVPPPPQEVLPSNSPSPPLPPPPSFQELESSTAMQASTFNYARPKQFIAAQNPGGVGGGYAAHSSGSSGSSLSSPLSPPSSHKAFSKMTTPPFSKGMDSPGSPSFPPPPPPFFVSANLPSPSGGAQEFPPPPPPPPPPPPPPPACVSPAFSDASSPFSSVPPSPASSFLSSMLPATPTMLASPTVNALGLPKGNGTVKAFPKKSPGTRTPRMASDSDIQGSKDAVIQDLERKLRFKEERVSNGQQKLTYEEKMARRLLGADNVATVLKAQDSEEEPTTQEYKVSSFEQRLISEIEFRLERSPIEESDDDVQHDEEHVPGNGAPPSFQNKLKHYKVFEGMPVTFTCKVHGDPKPKVYWFKDGKQISKRSEHYRIGRTADGTCTLHTAAASLDDDGNYTIMAGNPEGRVSCTGRMMVQAVNQRGRSQRSTPGHMRRPRSRSRDSGDENDNIQERHFRPHFLQAPGDLIVQEGRLCRMDCKVSGLPTPDLVWQLNGQTIRPDSAHKMLVRENGVHSLVIEPVGARDAGIYTCIASNRAGQNSFNLELIVAAKELHKPPSFTEKLQNTTVAEGHPVRLECRVSGVPYPQIFWKRENESLTHNTDRISMHQDNSGYLCMIIQPAYKEDAGWYTVSAKSEAGIVSSTARLDVLGQWQQPANARKAKTLRSSSSRYAALTERGVDVKAAFFPDCSPLPPGSLVESDDL is encoded by the exons ATGCAGGACGGGAGTTGGAACCAGCCACTACTCCCAATCTCTGTGCTGCTCAAAGACTCTGCGGAAGGTGTAGCCGCGACCCTGGAGGGGGATGCCGCCCTCCCGGCTGACCTGGACACTGGCGACGGGGACTTCGCCGACCTCACCGCCTTCCTGAGCGCCGATGAGATCAACCGCAGCCTAGATCTGGCCAGGGAGGCTTTTGAGGAATCGGTGGAGGATCAGCACCTGGACCATGAACAGACCCCCTCGCAGGACAGTCAAGTTGTCCAGGAAGCCAAAGCCTCTAGCACGGATGACACCAGCCCACCTCTTAGTCAGACTGATGTGTCCTCATCTGAGAAGGTGGGCCGGCTCAAGACGGGCCCACCAGTTTACAAGCAGGATAAACCTCGGCTACTCCACGAAAGCTTGGAGTTTAACGACCGCGTGTCTTCGGCCTCGGAGTTCTGCAGCCGCGCCGCGACCTTCATTGAGGAGCTGTCTTCCATCTTTAAAGGTTCCTCTCAGCAAGAGCACGGGGCGGAAGCGGAGTCGTCAAGCCCCGATAGTGGATATCTGTCACCTGGGAACCAGCGGCCGGGCCCTCGGGGGGCTCCAGCCGTGCCCGCCGCCTCTTGCCAAACAGAGGAGACGCAGCAAGCGGGCCCTACGGAGGGAGCGCCGGCCGCTCCCGATCGCCAACACGCTAGGACGGCCCCAGCCACATCGGGACCATTGTCGCCGCCGTGCTTTGTGCAGAAGTTGAAGAGTCAGGAGGTGGCCGAGGGCAGCCCCATTCGTCTGGAATGCAGAGTCAGCGGAACCCCGCCGCTACTCATCAG GTGGTTCTGCGAGGGTCGCGAGCTGCACAACTCCCCCGACATCCACATCTTGCGAGATGGCGATCTGCACACGCTGGTGATTGCCGAGGCCTTTGAGGACGACACAGGCCGCTACACCTGCGTGGCCTCCAACAGCCTCGGGGCGGACAATACCTCGGCTGAGGTTTACATCGAAG GAGCGTCTTCCTCAGACTCGGACGGAGAAAGTTCGCCGTCAAAGTCTAGATCAGCCAGCAGCATGCCTGT ACTACAGAAGAAAACAACTTCAATGTCCCTGACCATACGCTCGTCGTCCCCCAAAACTCCGGAGGTGCTGCCTCATCGCACCACGCTGGTCCAGTCACTGTCGCAGCCTCCGCCACGG ACGCAGAGCCCGGTGTCATCATTCTATGGCGGCGATGGCTCGGGTCCGCCTACATTCTCAAAA ATGCTGCAAGACACTCAGGCCTCCGAAGGTCAGGTGGTGGTTCTGGAGTGCAGGGTGCGTGGGGGCCCGCCTCTCCAGGTCAAGTGGTACCGCCAAGGCGAGCAGATCCTGGACTCACCGGATTTTCGAATTCTCCAGAAAA AGCCCCGATCCGCGGCAGAGTCAG atGAGATCTGTACTCTGGTGATTGCCGAGGCCTTTCCGGAAGACGGAGGCTTGTTCTGTTGCACCGCCTCCAACCCGTATGGTTCAGTCAACAGTTCCGCCCAACTAACTGTAACAGCAG GAGCCGAGGACTCCTCCTCCAGTAACGGCATGTCTGGAGATAGTTCTGCACTGGATGGGGTGTCCTTCCCCCCACCGCCCCCGCCCACTGAGATCAGCCTGCTGGAACTGCCACCCAAGATGCCGCTTCAGGAAGTGGTGCTGTGGCGCCCGGAGGCCGAGAGAAGGCCCGAGGAGATGAGCGGCGTGCCCAACGGCCAACCCGCCTCTCCACCGTCTCCACCTGTGGTACCTGCaccaccccctccccctccgCCTCGATCTGACCACTCTGCTCTCCGAGTCCCATCAGACTCACCCCCCACCCCTGGAAAGCTGTCGCCCGCCCCGCCACTTCCCACCAAGCCGAAACCCAAACT GAACGCATCGCAACTGAAGCAGCTTCAGGAGCAGATTGTATTGGAGCAGCAGGAAGCCGCCCTCTGGCAACAGCACAACCAGGAAGTCCCGCCTCCGCCGCAGGAAGTGCTCCCATCCAACTCGCCatccccgcccctccctcctcctccctccttccaGGAGCTGGAGAGCAGCACCGCCATGCAGGCCAGCACCTTCAACTACGCGCGGCCCAAGCAGTTCATCGCCGCCCAGAACCCCGGCGGGGTCGGCGGCGGGTACGCCGCCCATTCCTCTGGCTCCTCGGGCTCCAGCCTGTCATCCCCCCTTTCCCCGCCCAGCTCACATAAAGCCTTCAGCAAGATGACCACGCCGCCGTTCTCCAAGGGCATGGACTCGCCCGGCTCGCCCTCCTtcccaccaccgccgccgcccttCTTTGTGTCCGCCAACCTGCCTTCGCCGTCGGGCGGCGCCCAGGAATTCcctccgccaccgccgccacctcctCCCCCACCGCCTCCTCCGCCCGCGTGCGTGTCTCCCGCCTTCTCGGACGCGTCCTCGCCTTTTTCGTCCGTCCCGCCGTCCCCAGCTTCCAGCTTTCTGTCCTCGATGTTGCCGGCCACGCCCACCATGCTGGCTAGCCCCACGGTCAACGCGTTGGGCCTTCCCAAAGGAAACGGCACTGT CAAAGCCTTCCCCAAGAAGTCGCCAGGCACCCGCACGCCTCGCATGGCTTCCGACTCGGACATCCAGGGCTCCAAGGACGCCGTCATCCAAGACCTGGAGAGGAAGTTGCGCTTTAAGGAAGAACGCGTCAGCAACGGGCAGCAG AAGCTAACCTACGAGGAGAAGATGGCTCGCAGGCTGCTGGGCGCTGACAACGTCGCCACCGTCTTAAAAGCGCAGGACTCCGAGGAGGAGCCCACCACGCAG GAGTACAAAGTGTCCAGCTTCGAGCAGCGCCTGATCAGCGAGATCGAGTTCCGGCTGGAGCGCTCGCCCATCGAGGAGTCGGACGACGACGTACAGCACGACGAGGAACACGTGCCCGGCAACGGGGCCCCGCCATCCTTTCAAAACAAGCTCAAACACTACAAAGTGTTTGAGGGCATGCCCGTTACCTTCACCTGCAAGGTGCATGGCGACCCCAAACCAAAG GTGTACTGGTTCAAAGATGGCAAGCAGATCTCCAAGCGCAGCGAGCACTACCGCATCGGTCGCACCGCCGACGGCACGTGCACGCTGCACACGGCTGCCGCCTCTCTCGATGACGACGGCAACTACACCATCATGGCCGGAAACCCTGAG GGCCGGGTGAGCTGCACGGGGAGGATGATGGTACAGGCAGTCAACCAGCGAGGTCGCAGCCAGCGCTCGACACCGGGACACATGCGCAG GCCAAGGTCGCGTTCCCGAGATAGTGGCGACGAGAACGACAACATCCAGGAGCGCCATTTTCGCCCGCACTTCCTCCAGGCACCCGGCGACCTCATCGTGCAGGAGGGACGACTGTGTCGCATGGACTGCAAG GTGAGTGGGCTGCCCACCCCTGACCTAGTGTGGCAGCTCAACGGTCAAACCATCCGGCCTGACTCAGCCCACAAGATGCTGGTGCGCGAAAACGGCGTTCACTCGTTGGTCATCGAGCCCGTGGGCGCTCGCGATGCCGGCATCTATACGTGCATCGCCAGCAACCGCGCCGGGCAAAACTCCTTCAATCTCGAGCTCATCGTCGCAG CTAAAGAGCTGCACAAACCTCCGTCGTTCACGGAGAAGCTCCAGAACACCACTGTGGCCGAAGGGCACCCTGTCCGCCTGGAATGTCGCGTCAGCGGTGTCCCCTACCCGCAAATATTCTGGAAACGCGAGAACGAATCACTCACACACAACACGGACAGAATCAG TATGCACCAGGACAACTCTGGCTACCTGTGCATGATCATCCAGCCTGCCTATAAGGAGGATGCCGGTTGGTACACAGTGTCGGCCAAGAGCGAGGCGGGCATCGTCTCCAGCACCGCCCGCCTTGACGTGCTTg GTCAGTGGCAGCAGCCGGCGAACGCACGTAAGGCCAAAACGCTGCGATCATCTAGCAGCCGCTACGCCGCCCTGACAGAGCGCGGCGTGGACGTCAAGGCGGCCTTCTTCCCCGATTGCAGCCCTCTGCCTCCAGGATCCCTCGTGGAGAGCGATGACCTGTAG
- the palld gene encoding palladin isoform X2, producing the protein MQDGSWNQPLLPISVLLKDSAEGVAATLEGDAALPADLDTGDGDFADLTAFLSADEINRSLDLAREAFEESVEDQHLDHEQTPSQDSQVVQEAKASSTDDTSPPLSQTDVSSSEKVGRLKTGPPVYKQDKPRLLHESLEFNDRVSSASEFCSRAATFIEELSSIFKGSSQQEHGAEAESSSPDSGYLSPGNQRPGPRGAPAVPAASCQTEETQQAGPTEGAPAAPDRQHARTAPATSGPLSPPCFVQKLKSQEVAEGSPIRLECRVSGTPPLLIRWFCEGRELHNSPDIHILRDGDLHTLVIAEAFEDDTGRYTCVASNSLGADNTSAEVYIEGASSSDSDGESSPSKSRSASSMPVLQKKTTSMSLTIRSSSPKTPEVLPHRTTLVQSLSQPPPRTQSPVSSFYGGDGSGPPTFSKMLQDTQASEGQVVVLECRVRGGPPLQVKWYRQGEQILDSPDFRILQKKPRSAAESDEICTLVIAEAFPEDGGLFCCTASNPYGSVNSSAQLTVTAGAEDSSSSNGMSGDSSALDGVSFPPPPPPTEISLLELPPKMPLQEVVLWRPEAERRPEEMSGVPNGQPASPPSPPVVPAPPPPPPPRSDHSALRVPSDSPPTPGKLSPAPPLPTKPKPKLNASQLKQLQEQIVLEQQEAALWQQHNQEVPPPPQEVLPSNSPSPPLPPPPSFQELESSTAMQASTFNYARPKQFIAAQNPGGVGGGYAAHSSGSSGSSLSSPLSPPSSHKAFSKMTTPPFSKGMDSPGSPSFPPPPPPFFVSANLPSPSGGAQEFPPPPPPPPPPPPPPPACVSPAFSDASSPFSSVPPSPASSFLSSMLPATPTMLASPTVNALGLPKGNGTVKAFPKKSPGTRTPRMASDSDIQGSKDAVIQDLERKLRFKEERVSNGQQEYKVSSFEQRLISEIEFRLERSPIEESDDDVQHDEEHVPGNGAPPSFQNKLKHYKVFEGMPVTFTCKVHGDPKPKVYWFKDGKQISKRSEHYRIGRTADGTCTLHTAAASLDDDGNYTIMAGNPEGRVSCTGRMMVQAVNQRGRSQRSTPGHMRRPRSRSRDSGDENDNIQERHFRPHFLQAPGDLIVQEGRLCRMDCKVSGLPTPDLVWQLNGQTIRPDSAHKMLVRENGVHSLVIEPVGARDAGIYTCIASNRAGQNSFNLELIVAAKELHKPPSFTEKLQNTTVAEGHPVRLECRVSGVPYPQIFWKRENESLTHNTDRISMHQDNSGYLCMIIQPAYKEDAGWYTVSAKSEAGIVSSTARLDVLGQWQQPANARKAKTLRSSSSRYAALTERGVDVKAAFFPDCSPLPPGSLVESDDL; encoded by the exons ATGCAGGACGGGAGTTGGAACCAGCCACTACTCCCAATCTCTGTGCTGCTCAAAGACTCTGCGGAAGGTGTAGCCGCGACCCTGGAGGGGGATGCCGCCCTCCCGGCTGACCTGGACACTGGCGACGGGGACTTCGCCGACCTCACCGCCTTCCTGAGCGCCGATGAGATCAACCGCAGCCTAGATCTGGCCAGGGAGGCTTTTGAGGAATCGGTGGAGGATCAGCACCTGGACCATGAACAGACCCCCTCGCAGGACAGTCAAGTTGTCCAGGAAGCCAAAGCCTCTAGCACGGATGACACCAGCCCACCTCTTAGTCAGACTGATGTGTCCTCATCTGAGAAGGTGGGCCGGCTCAAGACGGGCCCACCAGTTTACAAGCAGGATAAACCTCGGCTACTCCACGAAAGCTTGGAGTTTAACGACCGCGTGTCTTCGGCCTCGGAGTTCTGCAGCCGCGCCGCGACCTTCATTGAGGAGCTGTCTTCCATCTTTAAAGGTTCCTCTCAGCAAGAGCACGGGGCGGAAGCGGAGTCGTCAAGCCCCGATAGTGGATATCTGTCACCTGGGAACCAGCGGCCGGGCCCTCGGGGGGCTCCAGCCGTGCCCGCCGCCTCTTGCCAAACAGAGGAGACGCAGCAAGCGGGCCCTACGGAGGGAGCGCCGGCCGCTCCCGATCGCCAACACGCTAGGACGGCCCCAGCCACATCGGGACCATTGTCGCCGCCGTGCTTTGTGCAGAAGTTGAAGAGTCAGGAGGTGGCCGAGGGCAGCCCCATTCGTCTGGAATGCAGAGTCAGCGGAACCCCGCCGCTACTCATCAG GTGGTTCTGCGAGGGTCGCGAGCTGCACAACTCCCCCGACATCCACATCTTGCGAGATGGCGATCTGCACACGCTGGTGATTGCCGAGGCCTTTGAGGACGACACAGGCCGCTACACCTGCGTGGCCTCCAACAGCCTCGGGGCGGACAATACCTCGGCTGAGGTTTACATCGAAG GAGCGTCTTCCTCAGACTCGGACGGAGAAAGTTCGCCGTCAAAGTCTAGATCAGCCAGCAGCATGCCTGT ACTACAGAAGAAAACAACTTCAATGTCCCTGACCATACGCTCGTCGTCCCCCAAAACTCCGGAGGTGCTGCCTCATCGCACCACGCTGGTCCAGTCACTGTCGCAGCCTCCGCCACGG ACGCAGAGCCCGGTGTCATCATTCTATGGCGGCGATGGCTCGGGTCCGCCTACATTCTCAAAA ATGCTGCAAGACACTCAGGCCTCCGAAGGTCAGGTGGTGGTTCTGGAGTGCAGGGTGCGTGGGGGCCCGCCTCTCCAGGTCAAGTGGTACCGCCAAGGCGAGCAGATCCTGGACTCACCGGATTTTCGAATTCTCCAGAAAA AGCCCCGATCCGCGGCAGAGTCAG atGAGATCTGTACTCTGGTGATTGCCGAGGCCTTTCCGGAAGACGGAGGCTTGTTCTGTTGCACCGCCTCCAACCCGTATGGTTCAGTCAACAGTTCCGCCCAACTAACTGTAACAGCAG GAGCCGAGGACTCCTCCTCCAGTAACGGCATGTCTGGAGATAGTTCTGCACTGGATGGGGTGTCCTTCCCCCCACCGCCCCCGCCCACTGAGATCAGCCTGCTGGAACTGCCACCCAAGATGCCGCTTCAGGAAGTGGTGCTGTGGCGCCCGGAGGCCGAGAGAAGGCCCGAGGAGATGAGCGGCGTGCCCAACGGCCAACCCGCCTCTCCACCGTCTCCACCTGTGGTACCTGCaccaccccctccccctccgCCTCGATCTGACCACTCTGCTCTCCGAGTCCCATCAGACTCACCCCCCACCCCTGGAAAGCTGTCGCCCGCCCCGCCACTTCCCACCAAGCCGAAACCCAAACT GAACGCATCGCAACTGAAGCAGCTTCAGGAGCAGATTGTATTGGAGCAGCAGGAAGCCGCCCTCTGGCAACAGCACAACCAGGAAGTCCCGCCTCCGCCGCAGGAAGTGCTCCCATCCAACTCGCCatccccgcccctccctcctcctccctccttccaGGAGCTGGAGAGCAGCACCGCCATGCAGGCCAGCACCTTCAACTACGCGCGGCCCAAGCAGTTCATCGCCGCCCAGAACCCCGGCGGGGTCGGCGGCGGGTACGCCGCCCATTCCTCTGGCTCCTCGGGCTCCAGCCTGTCATCCCCCCTTTCCCCGCCCAGCTCACATAAAGCCTTCAGCAAGATGACCACGCCGCCGTTCTCCAAGGGCATGGACTCGCCCGGCTCGCCCTCCTtcccaccaccgccgccgcccttCTTTGTGTCCGCCAACCTGCCTTCGCCGTCGGGCGGCGCCCAGGAATTCcctccgccaccgccgccacctcctCCCCCACCGCCTCCTCCGCCCGCGTGCGTGTCTCCCGCCTTCTCGGACGCGTCCTCGCCTTTTTCGTCCGTCCCGCCGTCCCCAGCTTCCAGCTTTCTGTCCTCGATGTTGCCGGCCACGCCCACCATGCTGGCTAGCCCCACGGTCAACGCGTTGGGCCTTCCCAAAGGAAACGGCACTGT CAAAGCCTTCCCCAAGAAGTCGCCAGGCACCCGCACGCCTCGCATGGCTTCCGACTCGGACATCCAGGGCTCCAAGGACGCCGTCATCCAAGACCTGGAGAGGAAGTTGCGCTTTAAGGAAGAACGCGTCAGCAACGGGCAGCAG GAGTACAAAGTGTCCAGCTTCGAGCAGCGCCTGATCAGCGAGATCGAGTTCCGGCTGGAGCGCTCGCCCATCGAGGAGTCGGACGACGACGTACAGCACGACGAGGAACACGTGCCCGGCAACGGGGCCCCGCCATCCTTTCAAAACAAGCTCAAACACTACAAAGTGTTTGAGGGCATGCCCGTTACCTTCACCTGCAAGGTGCATGGCGACCCCAAACCAAAG GTGTACTGGTTCAAAGATGGCAAGCAGATCTCCAAGCGCAGCGAGCACTACCGCATCGGTCGCACCGCCGACGGCACGTGCACGCTGCACACGGCTGCCGCCTCTCTCGATGACGACGGCAACTACACCATCATGGCCGGAAACCCTGAG GGCCGGGTGAGCTGCACGGGGAGGATGATGGTACAGGCAGTCAACCAGCGAGGTCGCAGCCAGCGCTCGACACCGGGACACATGCGCAG GCCAAGGTCGCGTTCCCGAGATAGTGGCGACGAGAACGACAACATCCAGGAGCGCCATTTTCGCCCGCACTTCCTCCAGGCACCCGGCGACCTCATCGTGCAGGAGGGACGACTGTGTCGCATGGACTGCAAG GTGAGTGGGCTGCCCACCCCTGACCTAGTGTGGCAGCTCAACGGTCAAACCATCCGGCCTGACTCAGCCCACAAGATGCTGGTGCGCGAAAACGGCGTTCACTCGTTGGTCATCGAGCCCGTGGGCGCTCGCGATGCCGGCATCTATACGTGCATCGCCAGCAACCGCGCCGGGCAAAACTCCTTCAATCTCGAGCTCATCGTCGCAG CTAAAGAGCTGCACAAACCTCCGTCGTTCACGGAGAAGCTCCAGAACACCACTGTGGCCGAAGGGCACCCTGTCCGCCTGGAATGTCGCGTCAGCGGTGTCCCCTACCCGCAAATATTCTGGAAACGCGAGAACGAATCACTCACACACAACACGGACAGAATCAG TATGCACCAGGACAACTCTGGCTACCTGTGCATGATCATCCAGCCTGCCTATAAGGAGGATGCCGGTTGGTACACAGTGTCGGCCAAGAGCGAGGCGGGCATCGTCTCCAGCACCGCCCGCCTTGACGTGCTTg GTCAGTGGCAGCAGCCGGCGAACGCACGTAAGGCCAAAACGCTGCGATCATCTAGCAGCCGCTACGCCGCCCTGACAGAGCGCGGCGTGGACGTCAAGGCGGCCTTCTTCCCCGATTGCAGCCCTCTGCCTCCAGGATCCCTCGTGGAGAGCGATGACCTGTAG